The following coding sequences lie in one Arachis stenosperma cultivar V10309 chromosome 5, arast.V10309.gnm1.PFL2, whole genome shotgun sequence genomic window:
- the LOC130980388 gene encoding uncharacterized protein LOC130980388, whose amino-acid sequence MASTYNNLKDIEASSDHLILRIKVRVVKIWSLSPAEQKYVKPTLELVVMDHMGDRIQCTIRNAQRRLFEDELSEGKIYIVCNFSTSLNDQKYKATNHACRIYFKRDTQLQMVYDPSFPENVFRFVPNDLILNHTNAQSHLIDVIGLLTGKGDIIEFTKNGKKCSYIVLELDDMQGKGKIRCTLWEDFATMLVKHIEQQPTSEYIIIVQFAKFNLFKGAMGISNTNHNSILYINADFQEVKDFRKSVVMAGVPRANQLSQIAVEPAYSMEDDLINVSIYKPISELKASIENGSFVTIGTVIAIDPKNGWWYKSCKHCFHSLKEAEDSYYCAKCATYPTTHTPRYSINIKVADDTDTASFLLYDKEAAKYLGISASDLRLAQLTRGGVNEEYPIELNSFRGKKFLFKVSVKMEDLNSFQPCKVIVMKMTDEISLITKFLGKHDIYQQNLALEHSELLNMQTASTDTPKGTGSPSVEALVDNSNDAFSTPKRNIISGGCSKRLIDLYPDSANGSSSKCRKLEDGIPGVDRVYQD is encoded by the exons ATGGCAAGCACGTACAACAACCTCAAGGATATTGAGGCATCTTCAGACCACTTAATATTGAGGATTAAAGTGAGAGTCGTGAAAATATGGTCATTGTCTCCTGCTGAGCAAAAATACGTGAAGCCAACTTTAGAGTTGGTGGTCATGGATCACATG GGCGATCGAATCCAGTGCACTATTAGGAATGCTCAGAGGAGGCTCTTTGAAGATGAGTTATCGGAGGGAAAAATCTATATCGTTTGTAACTTCTCAACTTCCTTGAATGACCAGAAATACAAGGCCACTAACCATGCATGTAGGATATACTTCAAGAGGGATACTCAACTTCAGATGGTCTATGATCCATCCTTTCCGGAGAATGTGTTTCGTTTTGTTCCTAACGATCTAATACTGAACCACACAAATGCTCAGTCGCATCTTATAG ATGTTATTGGTCTACTTACTGGCAAGGGTGACATAATTGAATTTACTAAGAATGGCAAGAAGTGCAGCTACATTGTTCTCGAGCTTGATGACATGCA GGGAAAAGGCAAGATTAGGTGTACACTTTGGGAGGATTTTGCAACTATGTTGGTCAAGCACATTGAACAGCAGCCAACATCAGAATACATCATCATTGTACAGTTCGCTAAGTTCAACCTCTTTAAAG GTGCAATGGGCATATCAAATACCAATCATAATTCAATTCTCTACATCAATGCGGACTTCCAAGAGGTTAAGGATTTTCGCAAGAG CGTCGTCATGGCGGGGGTTCCACGTGCTAACCAACTATCCCAAATTGCTGTGGAGCCAGCGTACTCTATGGAGGATGATCTCATCAATGTCTCCATTTACAAACCCATTTCTGAACTCAAGGCATCCATTGAG AATGGTAGCTTCGTGACAATTGGAACTGTAATTGCAATTGACCCCAAGAACGGTTGGTGGTACAAAAGTTGTAAACATTGCTTTCATTCACTAAAGGAGGCTGAGGATTCCTACTATTGTGCCAAGTGTGCCACCTATCCAACGACTCACACACCCAG GTATAGCATTAATATAAAGGTTGCTGATGATACCGATACGGcttcatttcttctttatgACAAGGAAGCGGCCAAATATCTTGGAATCTCTGCCTCTGACCTCAGGCTTGCACAACTAACTAGG GGTGGAGTAAATGAGGAATACCCAATAGAGCTCAATTCCTTTAGGGGTAAGAAATTCCTTTTCAAGGTTTCTGTCAAGATGGAAGATCTAAATTCTTTCCAGCCTTGCAAGGTCATTGTGATGAAGATGACTGATGAGATATCGcttataacaaaatttttagGAAAGCATGATATATACCAG CAAAACCTTGCACTGGAACACTCAGAACTGTTGAACATGCAAACTGCTTCCACCGACACGCCAAAG GGCACGGGTTCTCCTTCTGTTGAGGCGTTGGTGGACAACTCTAACGATGCTTTCTCAACCCCCAAGAGAAACATTATTAGTGGTGGATGCTCTAAGCGACTCATTGATCTTTATCCAGACTCTGCTAATGGATCATCATCGAAGTGTAGAAAGCTCGAAGATGGCATTCCCGGAGTTGATAGAGTCTACCAAGATTAG